A portion of the Meleagris gallopavo isolate NT-WF06-2002-E0010 breed Aviagen turkey brand Nicholas breeding stock chromosome 16, Turkey_5.1, whole genome shotgun sequence genome contains these proteins:
- the LOC100544619 gene encoding nodal modulator 1, translating into MTSPCHSCSRACAPACASGPKGTTCAAPASYGGSIKLYTKHGTLKYQTDCAPNNGYFMIPLYDKGDFILKIEPPLGWSFEPTSVDIHVDGINDICTKGGDINFVFTGFSVNGKVLSKGQSLGPAGVQVVLRNAGSDVNLQATITQPGGKFAFFKVLPGEYEIFASHPTWMLKESNTVVRVTSSNAYAASPLIVAGYNVSGSVRSDGEPMKGVMFLLFSSSVTKEDVVGCNISPVDGFQSRDESLSYLCNVVSKEDGSFSFLSLPSGKYTVIPFYRGERITFDVAPSRLDFFVEHDSLQIEPVFHVMGFSVTGRVLNGPEGEGVADATVTLNNQIKVKTKADGSFRLENITTGTYTIHARKEHLFFDTITVKIAPNTPQLADIIATGFSVCGQISVTRLPDAVKQISKYKVTMVPQDKDKASMVTTETDPHGGFCFKAKSGAYSVKVIIPEAETRAGLALKPKVFPVTVTDRPVMDVTFSQFLASVSGKISCLDACGDLVVMLQSVSRQGEKRNLQLSGRTDSVAFAFENVLPGKYKVSIIHEDWCWKNKSLEVEIMEDDVSGVEFRQTGYMLRCSLSHAITLEFYQDGNGPENVGVYNLSKGVNRFCLSKPGVYEVTPRSCHQFEHEYYTYDTSSPSILTLTAVRHHVLGTIVTDKLMDVTITIKSSIDSEPALVLGPLKSVQELRREQQLAEIETRRQEREKKGQEEEGTKPPVQEMVEELQGPFLYEFSYWARSGEKITVTPSSKELLFYPPYVETVVSGESCPGKLIEIHGKAGLFMEGRIHPELEGVEIVIGEKGAPSPLITVFTDDKGAYSVGPLHSDLEYTVTAQKEGFVLTAVEGTVGDFKAFALAGVTFEIKSEDDQALAGVLLSLSGGVFRSNLLTQDDGMLTFSNLSPGQYYFKPMMKEFRFEPSSQMIEVQEGQNLKIRITGYRTAYSCYGTVSSLNGEPEQGVSVEAVGQEGCSIYGEDTVTDEEGKFRLRGLLPGCVYHVQLKAEGNDHIERALPQHRAIEVGNSDIDDVNIIAFRQINQFDLSGNVITSSEYLSTLCVKLYKSENLDNPIHTVNLGQSLFFHFPPLLRDGENYVVLLDSTLSKSQYDYILPQVSFTSIGYHKHITLVFSPTRKLPEQDIAQGSYIALPLTLLLLLAGYNHDKLIPLLLQLTTRLQGVRALGQAGSDTGGPEDAKRQTKKQKTRRT; encoded by the exons ATGACGTCGCCCTGTCATTCCTGCAGCAGGGCCTGTGCCCCAGCTTGTGCATCAGGTCCCAAAGGTACGACTTGTGCGGCTCCTGCCAGCTATGGAGGCTCT attAAGTTGTACACAAAGCATGGTACTCTCAAATAccagacagactgtgctccaaACAACGGGTATTTCATGATTCCCCTCTATGATAAG ggGGATTTCATTCTTAAAATTGAACCTCCTCTGGGATGGAGTTTTG aACCGACCAGTGTAGACATCCATGTAGATGGCATTAATGACATTTGCACAAAGGGAGGCGATATTAACTTTGTGTTCACAGGGTTTTCTGTGAATGGAAAG GTTCTCAGCAAAGGTCAGTCGTTAGGTCCTGCTGGAGTCCAGGTTGTACTGAGAAATGCTGGCAGTGATGTAAACTTACAGGCAACTATTACCCAACCTGGAGGAAA gtttgctttctttaaagtgcttCCTGGCGAATATGAAATCTTTGCATCTCATCCCACCTGGATGTTGAAAGAG TCAAACACAGTGGTACGGGTGACCAGTTCTAATGCTTATGCTGCTAGCCCTCTGATTGTTGCTGGCTACAACGTGTCTGGGTCAGTAAGGAGTGATGGAGAACCAATGAAAGGGGTCATGTTCctgcttttctcctcctcagTGACCAAAGAG GATGTTGTGGGCTGCAATATTTCTCCTGTGGATGGATTCCAATCACGAGATGAGTCTCTCTCCTATTTGTGTAATGTTGTATCAAAAGAAGATGGATCTTTcagctttctttcccttccaaGTGGAAAATACACTGTG ATACCTTTCTACAGAGGAGAAAGAATTACCTTTGATGTTGCGCCATCTAGATTGGACTTCTTTGTAGAACATGACAGCTTACAAATTGAG CCTGTTTTCCATGTGATGGGTTTCTCTGTCACAGGCAGAGTGTTGAATGGTCCTGAAGGAGAAGGAGTTGCTGATGCCACTGTGACACTAAACAATCAGATTAAAG tgaaaacaaaagctgatgGATCTTTCCGTCTTGAGAACATAACAACAGGAACATACACAATTCATGCCAGAAAGGAGCATCTCTTCTTTGATACTATCACAGTGAAGATCGCACCAAATACACCTCAGCTAGCAGACATCATTGCAACAGG gttcAGTGTATGTGGCCAGATCTCAGTAACTCGTTTACCTGACGCAGTCAAACAGATCAGTAAATATAAGGTAACCATGGTGCCTCAAGATAAGGACAAAGCATCAATGGTTACAACAGAAACAGACCCTCATGgaggattttgttttaaagcaaaatctGGCGCATACAGTGTTAAG GTAATTATTCCGGAGGCTGAGACCAGAGCAGGATTGGCTTTGAAACCCAAAGTGTTCCCTGTTACTGTTACAGACAGACCAGTCATGGATGTGACCTTCTCTCAGTTTTTGGCATCAGTTTCGGGGAAGATCTCTTGTTTAG ATGCTTGTGGTGATTTGGTGGTGATGTTACAGTCTGTGAGCCGCCAGGGTGAGAAACGTAACCTCCAGCTCTCTGGACGTACAGACTCAGTAGCCTTCGCGTTTGAAAATGTGCTACCTGGCAAATACAAAG TAAGCATTATACATGAAGACTGGTGCTGGAAGAATAAATCTCTCGAGGTGGAAATCATGGAAGATGATGTTTCAGGAGTAGAATTCAGGCAGACTGGGTATATGCTGAGGTGTTCCCTTTCTCATGCAATTACACTG GAGTTTTACCAGGATGGAAATGGACCAGAGAACGTTGGTGTTTATAACTTGTCTAAAGGAGTTAATAGATTCTGTCTTTCAAAGCCAG GTGTGTACGAAGTAACCCCACGTTCCTGCCACCAGTTTGAACATGAGTATTACACTTACGACAC GTCCTCTCCTAGCATACTGACGCTCACTGCTGTTCGACACCATGTCCTTGGCACGATTGTAACAGATAAACTGATGGATGTGACTATTACCATTAA GTCATCCATTGATAGTGAACCTGCCTTAGTTTTAGGGCCGTTGAAATCTGTGCAGGAGTTAcgcagggagcagcagctggcagaaatTGAGACCCGCCgacaggagagagaaaagaagggcCAAGAAGAGGAGGGAACAAAGCCACCAGTGCAGGAGATGGTGGAGGAACTTCAAGGACCATTTTTATATGAATTTTCATACTGGGCAAG GTCTGGTGAGAAAATTACCGTGACACCGTCTTCAAAAGAGCTTCTTTTCTACCCACCTTATGTGGAAACAGTTGTTAGTGGAG AGAGCTGTCCTGGAAAGCTGATAGAGATTCATGGGAAAGCAGGCTTATTTATGGAAGGGCGGATTCATCCTGAATTAGAAGGTGTTGAGATTGTCATTGGTGAAAAGGGAGCGCCTTCTCCTCTCATCACAGTTTTCACTGATGACAAAGGTGCTTACAG TGTTGGGCCACTCCACAGTGACTTGGAATATACAGTTACTGCCCAGAAAGAAGGATTTGTTTTGACTGCAGTAGAAGGAACAGTTGGTGACTTCAAAGCTTTTGCTCTTGCTGGAGTGACATTTGAG ATTAAATCTGAGGATGACCAGGCTCTTGCTGGAGTACTCTTGTCTCTCAGTGGAGGGGTGTTCCGATCCAACCTCCTTACACAGGATGATGGCATGCTGACCTTTTCCAATCTG AGTCCAGGGCAGTATTATTTTAAACCCATGATGAAAGAATTTCGCTTTGAACCATCATCTCAAATGATTGAAGTGCAGGAAGGACAAAATCTTAAAATTCGGATAACTGGTTACAGAACAGCTTACAG CTGTTATGGCACGGTTTCTTCATTAAATGGAGAGCCTGAGCAAGGAGTCTCAGTAGAAGCTGTGGGGCAGGAAGGGTGTAGCATCTATGGAGAAGATACAGTTACTGATGAAGAGGGCAAGTTCCGGCTACGTGGCCTCCTG CCAGGCTGTGTGTATCACGTACAACTCAAAGCTGAAGGCAATGATCATATTGAAAGAGCTTTACCACAACACCGGGCAATTgag GTTGGGAACAGCGACATCGATGATGTTAATATTATAGCGTTCCGGCAAATTAATCAGTTTGATTTAAGTGGAAATGTGATTACGTCTTCTGAGTATTTGTCCACGTTATGC GTGAAACTCTATAAAAGTGAAAATCTTGACAACCCAATTCATACAGTCAACTTAGGCCAATcccttttcttccacttccctCCACTGCTCCGAGATGGAGAG AATTACGTGGTGCTCCTGGATTCTACGTTGTCTAAGTCACAGTATGACTACATCCTGCCTCAAGTTTCCTTCACTTCCATTGGATATCATAAGCACATTACATTGGTCTTTAGTCCCACT agaaagctACCTGAGCAAGATATTGCCCAAGGATCTTACATTGCATTGCCACTGACACTGCTTCTGTTGTTGGCTGGCTACAAC